The Streptomyces cathayae DNA segment GACTGCGCGCCGGGCCACTTCGGCCCGGTGCGGCCGAACCCGGTGCCGAGCACACCCATGGTGGAGCGGGCCAACCTCGAGCGCGTGAAGTCGTTCGCCGACGCCTGCGGCAAGAAGTACGCGGATCTGCTGCCGCACGTGAACACGGTCAGCTCGGCCCGCGACATGGACGTGATCCGGCAGGCGCTGGGCGCGCAGCAGATCAATTACCTCGGCTACTCCTACGGCACCTATCTGGGCGCCGTGTACGCCAAGCTGTTCCCGGAGCGGGTGCGGCGCCTGGTCCTGGACTCGATCGTCGACCCCACCGAGGTGTGGTACGACTCCAACCTGAGCCAGGACCGCGCCTTCGACGAGCGCCACCACGCCCTCATGGCCTGGATCGCCGAGCACGACGCCACCTACGGGCTCGGCACCGACGCGAAGAAGATCGAGGCCAGGTGGTACGCGATGCGCGCGGCCCTGGCCGAGGAACCCGCCGACGGCAAGGTGGGCGTCGCCGAGCTGGAGGACACCTTCCTCCCGGGCGGCTACTACAACGGCTACTGGCCCTACCTGGCGGAGGCGTTCGCGGCGTATGCGAACGACGGCGACGCCGAGCCGCTGATCCGGACGTACGAGGCCTTCGGCGCGGTCGACGCCGCCGGCGACAACGGCTACAGCGTCTACACGGCGGTCGAGTGCCGGGACGCGTCCTGGCCGCGGGACTGGCGGCAGTGGCGCAAGGACAACCGGGAGGTGCACGAGGAGGCGCCGTTCATGACCTGGAACAACGCCTGGTACAACGCACCGTGCGCGTTCTGGCCGGCCCCGTCGCTGCGGCCGGTGGACATCGCCAACGGGAAGCTGCCGCCGACGCTGCTGTTCCAGGCCACCGGCGACGCGGCCACTCCGTACCGGGGCGGTGTGACGGTCCACCGGCTGCTCGCCCGCTCCAGCCTGGTGGTCGAGGAGCACGGCGGCAACCACGGCGTCACGCTGAGCGGCAACGCCTGCCTCGACGGGCATCTGGCGGCGTACCTGACCGACGGGACCGTGCCACGCGGTCCCGGGCAGGCCGACGCGGTGTGCGACGCCCTGCCCGATCCGACGCCTCGGACGTCGAAGGCGACGCCGGGCACGGCACGCGGTTCGACCCTGCACGGCCTGCTCGGCTTCCGCCGCTGAGCGGCTGAGCGGCTGAGCGATTGAGCCGCTGAGCCGCTGACGGGCCGACCGGCCGAGGGGCGCCGGCGTCGGCGTCGGCGTCCCTCGGCCGGCCCCGCTACCTCTGGCCGGGGATGTGCGGTCCGGATGCCCGGCGTTGCCGGGGGATCCGGGCCAGGGCGTGGACCGC contains these protein-coding regions:
- a CDS encoding alpha/beta hydrolase, with the translated sequence MRKRAAVLCSAAAVVAGSLTALPAEAAAPSGADAFRAAKPVWKECGTESHPTLQCASVEVPLDHARPDGRRITLALSRVPHTAKTYQGPLLVNPGGPGGSGLTLAGFVAASLPKEVAAQYDVIGFDPRGVGASKPALDCAPGHFGPVRPNPVPSTPMVERANLERVKSFADACGKKYADLLPHVNTVSSARDMDVIRQALGAQQINYLGYSYGTYLGAVYAKLFPERVRRLVLDSIVDPTEVWYDSNLSQDRAFDERHHALMAWIAEHDATYGLGTDAKKIEARWYAMRAALAEEPADGKVGVAELEDTFLPGGYYNGYWPYLAEAFAAYANDGDAEPLIRTYEAFGAVDAAGDNGYSVYTAVECRDASWPRDWRQWRKDNREVHEEAPFMTWNNAWYNAPCAFWPAPSLRPVDIANGKLPPTLLFQATGDAATPYRGGVTVHRLLARSSLVVEEHGGNHGVTLSGNACLDGHLAAYLTDGTVPRGPGQADAVCDALPDPTPRTSKATPGTARGSTLHGLLGFRR